Below is a window of Thunnus maccoyii chromosome 16, fThuMac1.1, whole genome shotgun sequence DNA.
GCTACCCGGAGAGCAGACTGGCAGAGTTGGTGAACTGCTCAACTCAGAATTATGAAGTTATCTCTTCGCTTTGTGACGATTTCGATCCTGGTAGAAAAGAGTTTTACTTTGACCGAGATCCTGATGCCTTCAAGTGCATCATCGACGTCTACTACTTTGATGAAATCCACATCAAACGCGGCATTTGCCCCATCTGTTTCATCAAAGAGATGGAGTTCTGGAAAATAGACCAAAGTGTTTTAGACGAATGCTGTAAAAGTTACCTGagtgagaaggaggaggagctgaaAGAGATTGCAAACAAAGTGAAAGTGATTTTGGAGGATCTGGAGGTCGACCAGTGCATTACGCGCACCCAGCGGTGCCAGAGGTTCCTGTGGAAACTGATGGAGAAGCCGGGTTCCTCCCTGCCGGCGCGCATCATAGCCATCGCATCGTTCCTCTCCATCCTGGTCTCGGCCGTGGTGATGTGCGTGGGGACCATCCCGGAGCTTCAGGTGACAGACGCCGATGGGAAGCTCGTGGAGCACCCGACCTTGGAGGGGATCGAGACCGCCTGCATGTTATGGTTCACCGCGGAGTACCTGCTGCGTCTTGCCTCCTCTCCGAACAAGCTGCACTTCGCGCTCTCTTTCATGAACATTATAGACTTCATGGCCATCATGCCTTTCTACGTGGTGCTATCCCTTACCTACCTCGGCACTACCTCTATGATGGAGCTGGCAAACGTCCAACAGGCTGTCCAGGCCCTCCGCATCATGCGTATCGCGCGTATTTTCAAGTTGGCGCGCCACTCCTCCGGGCTGCAGACTCTGACCTACGCGCTCAAGAGGAGCCTCAAAGAGCTGGGGCTGCTCCTCATGTACATGGGCGTGGGGATCTTTGTGTTCTCGGCGCTGGCCTACACCATGGAGCAAAGCCATCCGGAGACGCTTTTCAGGAGCATCCCGCAGTCTTTCTGGTGGGCCATCATCACCATGACCACGGTGGGCTACGGAGACATCTACCCCAAAACCACGCTCGGCAAGTGCAACGCAGCAGTGAGTTTTCTGTGCGGGGTGATCGCCATCGCCTTACCCATCCACCCCATCATAAATAACTTTGTGGTCTTCTACAATAAGCAGAAAGTGCTGGAGACTGCGGCGAAACACGAAGTGGAACTGATGGAGCTGAAGTCCGGCAGGGACGCGCGAAGAAAAAGCAGTAATTAAGAGCAGACTGCGGGCGCACCAGCAAGTTCAGACTTTCCCATGACATTTTGTCGGAAACATCAAGAGCAATTTCATAACGAAAGTACATGTGAAAAAACATCTAGGTTGAAGCTAAAGTTTGTTCATAAAATTCAGTATCTAACTTAAATGAAGACTTTTCATGAGCTCCACGCAGTGACACCTGCTGTACATAGCGTCTTTGCTCAGctgtgctgtttctgtttgctttGACTGTCAAACGTGCTGCCAACACTGGTCCGGTTTTCTGCTTCACATCTCTTGTCATTGTGAAGGCTTGTtgttattatataattaaaacGTGTGCATGAAAAGAAACATGTGCATAGAGAATCATTAAAGCATCACCTGTGTTACCTGCTGTGTCACTGACAAGATGGTACTTAACATAGATACCTCAGTCTAAATATTCATAtgatatatgataataataatactaatcaTATAAAATTGCCAGGAATTTCTTTTGAAAGACAGTGCAAATTAAATTTCAGTTAATATGTGATATAAtcagttttcagtgtatttGATGGGGACTTCATGGGGTCACACTGTGGGTGGATTAATACCTTTAATCATTCTAAGAAATACCTTATACCTTATGACAAAAATTGAGTCATAAAATGCAGCCCACATAAAAGAAATGTatgactgaaagaaaaatcTGGAATATTTTTGATAAGATGCTATTAGCTGTGTATCTGGCTGATCCCACTGGCCAGCAGTAATTATGAGTAGGTAGATGTGATTATTAATTCCCATGGGAGGGAAAGGTTTTTAAACAAACCACGGCAATGAGAAAGCATGTGTTTTCGTCTAACACAGACATACAGGCGTATTAAATACGAGTGACTGCTGGACAGCTGCTGCATCCTCAGTTCCAGCCATTCACCCAGTGATGTGAACAAATGTTCAGTTTCAGTATATTTGTTCTTCAGCAGAAATTCATTTGAGGTGCCTACATACTGTAGATTTCTAGCTATAGCAGATTTTAGTGATCTAaaagtaaagtgtgtgtgtgtgtgtgtgtgtgtgtgtgtgtgtgtgtgtgtgtgtcttttgaaTTTGCCATTCATGCCAGTGTGCTCACATGCACTTGTGACTTCAAAGTagtatttaaataaaagctctgtcttttttttaatattcatgcaAGCCATGTGACTGCTATAATCTTCACAAATTGCATTCTCAAATCTTATGCTGCAAAAATCAGTTTGAGTGTTGTGCTAATTCAAAGGTTAAAGGGGCATTCCACCAATTTAGCATAAAGTGCATTTTACGTGTTATAAGGAGAACTATCCTCAACCTTTGAATGGTGTACAGCTGGTGCACAGTGTAATGCCTCCTGTGGCTCTGGAGGTGCTTTCTTAAGTCTGAGGGTTATCTTGGTTTGGGCTTGAAAATtaagatttggtaatggttacAACAGCGTAATTATTCCACATGTACAGTGTAAAACCAGGAGTGTCCATCTAACAGCCAAAGCATCTGTATAAGATGATTGATTTTACATCCTGTCACAGTGTAACTGCCATGAACTTCTAGCTTTGTTGGTTAGTACTGTTCATACTGTAGCCTGTAGTATTAGAATAGCTGCAAGTACTACAATAGGTATAAGTCATATGCCCAGTAATATTAGAATAATACCTGTACCTACAGTATAAATTCTTTTTAATTTCCCATATTGGTACCCCCTTATTCACTAACTTCACATCTTGTCCCCTTGCACCTACATGTAAGCTATGTGTCAGTACATGCTGTACTGGTACATGTTAGTAAATAAAATTACACTGTACATTGGGAATAATTACATCGTATGTTGTGGGCTATAATCTTAAGTGTCACCTAaaaatttaaacagaaaacCTGCATAACAAACTGGATATGTGGGATTTGAAAGAAGAGGCAGGGAGGCCTAATGAAAGACACGACTGAGTTGGAtttaggatccagtgtttttggtgcTTGACTGATATTAGAGACGAAAGGTCAAGATATCTCAATTTtgaccattaaaaaaaatatcagtccCCCAACTTAATGgaagtgcaatgctaaattgcTGAAGTACTCCTTTAAGACAGAAGAGGATGTGTACTTATTTTTGATGTGGCCGAAACGCACATAAACTACATTTGCAAGGTGCTACAGTCAGTGTtttgaataaaaactgaattttattCCACTCAGAGAGTTGTATATCTGGGCTCAGTGCTACATTTATCTGCCTGTCAGTGTCTGTATCTGCATGTTGCTGTATACCTTTCTGTGTTTATCTGCACTTGTGCATTGCGTGTCACACTATCCAAGTCAGAGGTCTGTGAGAAACTGCCGTCCCCAACGGGAAAACACTTCAAAGTAAAGATATACACACCCACTCAAAACACCCCTCGCCCCCCCACAACCCTCCTCTCACCCACCCCACCcgctgcttctctctgtctccttctcacTCCTTCGTCCTGcctccacctcctcatcctccgtCTCAGATGATGATCTGTCAGCATCACTGGCTGAGAGAGCAGCGATCAGATGCAACAATATGTAAAGCGTTACTGCTGTCATATTTTGAGGGTGTGCAGTGATgcaaaactttacatttttgaaaagaaaacgTATCGCGCTTGGAAGGTAAAAATGGAAAGATTGTTCACCCACATTCAAGTATGAAAGATTAGTGTGAGGATGAAGGGAAATTATGAGAGACATTAGCTGACATTGACTTCAACCAAATATAGCACTTCATATGTTATGCATCACTAACCATTACAGATGAGTCACACTCACTCTGACTGTatgacacagtcacacacaggtTGAAATGATGTTGCTGACAAAAGTCTGTAATTACCTTTAAAAGCGGAAGAGACTGAATGATTGACTGTCAAGCTGTTAAAATGTGCAGCTCACTGCATGAACATACATTTTAGTCAAGTgcaattcattttctctttgcCTCTCCTATGTTCGATCAATGGCAACCTGTAAACAAACGCATCAAAGAGGTATAAAAGCTCCTTGTCAATAGCTGGCATCCCCTAGTGTGCTTTGATGCTTCACAGGAAGTCTCCCACGATCCTTAGtccctgagtgtgtgtgtgtgtgtctggaagAGGATTTGATGGTATGTAGCTTGTGAGTGAAGTATGGTTTAATActgataattattcatttttaattagttCCCACTGGCCGTAGTAAGATAGTAGTGTAGGCAGTGGATAGGCAGGTTAGgatttactgtactgtaggcAGCTGAAGTTTCCACCCTCTGTTCCTATCACATTTCTGTTTGGCAGTTTTCTTGAGATATGAGCATTGCTGCGGCAACACTTAAGTGACACACAAGTGGCAACTACTCATGTGATCACAGTAGAAAGGAAAATccatatatatttctgtattacGTTTGAGTTTTGGATTCATGCAAATCTGAAGACATAAGAAGTTGTGCACTTATGGCTGATGTGGCATTCAGTTGCCAAATAGCTTATTGTCAAATACGCCACAGcacaaaagagaggaaaatgtattttatttggatgaggaggaaaaaaaaatgttgggaTCGAGTGCACGCCTTCTCAAGAGAAGTGACAGATTGATTCCTGACAAAAATTGAAACACGTATGAGTGAGCTTGGAGTGCGAGTGCAGTAGCCTCATTTTtctacaacaaaaacatatagaTAGATAACTTTATTGATGTAGACAGCGTGGACAGGTAAGCAAATTGTCAGCAGGGGGgcagatttaaaacatttgaatcaTTTGAAAGGATCACAGAACACTTCAACATatagtctattttttttttaagatcacAGGTTTTTCTACTTAGCTTCTTGTGAGAGCAGATATGAGGATGATGTGTCAAAATTTTCACCGACTGTCAACTCTTTGACCATGGCTCCTGTTTAATTTGCAGAGATTCAGACACCAAGAGGCATTTCTTGTTACCAGTGCAGCAATCAGCCTTCCTCTGCTTGTGTGCAAGGCAAACACTGACAGTCATTACTGGAAAATTCCAGAGACAAGGGAAATGGCACTGAGGACAAGTGGAGTTTCTTACTTGTAAGAAAAATAAGTCCAGAATTCAGAATTTAATAACAGCTGACTTGTTAGGACATGCTTTTTGTGGTGTGCTAACAGGggagaaattaaaaaacagtttaaaaaaaagtaataagaGGAACTTCATATCATGCCGTTTAAACATCTTGTAAGTTTGATGGTCATGCATAGAACCTAtgggtgtgcctgaatacaaatacattattcggcaaagcacaaatagtgattttttttttgttttgttttgttttttgttttttttacgaatatttgtttcatacaaatattttaaaaattatttgttttcgggaaaaaaaaaacatgtcaaataccagcgcacaggtcggttacatggctatctcagtctctctcctctgctctgctgttacctgtaccagcaggtctcaacaaggggagtcacatccacctgctacatgacgcacatttcctaatttggacatcactcccggagttggggggTTCCCCAGAGATGAatctgagctactgacacaagcattTCACAAGTGCttacaagggactctccataacctgttgttccccttctctcttccacaaagttaggttgtaaaaaataggctataaatgaaaagtgcaaagcaataattgcatttgaagttcttccctacatgttacacagtgtgctgtctctgtgttatgggtgtataaataggtaaaggtctgtctgcaatgaggtgatgagtaaagttttagctcagtattcagcgcagtcatctatgatctgggagagtccagttcgagacccggtgacctccttcgtaaggtggtttattcataaacacttattgtaacactttaattttcaaaaatttaaaaaatttgcTGCCCAGAATCTAAGAGGTTTCTCAAACTACTTACAGCTAGTTTGAACTTGAAAGGTTAGCAAGGCTAATGACGAACTGATATAACTTACTCTCTTATGTACATGCCATTAGGCAATGcatcacaaatgatgaaaaatatcaaatttccTTGTTTCTGGGTTTGATTTTCTGACAAGCAAAAGCACATGAACCAACACTGCTTGACAGCTGGCTCATATGTCTCAGATGTCAGACCTCCACACCAGTACGTGaatattcaatatttctgtCACCACAGCCTCTTCCATCTTTGTGCAAATAAAAGTCCAATCTGTCAGATTCAAAGCAACACTGTGCTATTTGAAAATGCCCTCACAATGGTAACACAAAATTGAGTCACTAATGGCAGTTCAAGCCAGCATATTGCTCTAAGTAAAAACATCTGTCAATCAAAATAATTGTACTCAATTAAGAACCAAACCTTATGTCCTTCATTTGATGTCATATAACATTATAGCAACATATCCCCCTCcgcttttctttctctctcaaaaaaacacaactaattTCCCTCACCAGCAGTGGTCCTCTGTTGTCATGGCTCCAGTCTTTAAATAACAGTCTCGCTCTCATTATTCTGCCTCAACGAAGCCTTTTGCTTTTAGACTGGACTCCCACATTGTATGCACTCTGTGGTTCTTTGTAATAGATTTAATAGAGCAACACAGTATTTTTTGATGCAACACACGTCAGAAGAATGATTACAGATATTCTGAGGTGTTTCTGAGTTGCACatgaaaagaggaaaggagTTGTATTACGTGAAATCTGATCAAGTCTCTATGTAATAAGACTCCATCCACTTAGCCATATATCAGCTTTGCACCGGGGACAAATTACAACATGAAGAACAACACCTATTTCATGCTTGCATTCCAATTCGCATTAGTAATTGTAATTAATGATGCAGTGCAATAGTTACATGGTTAATGAGTGACCACAGAATCTGGTACAGTGGGAGGTGGTGACAGATTTTTCTCCTGCCTTGCACGTACACGTGTAGCTGCTTCGTTTTTACACAAGGACATTTTGACAAGATGCTAGACGGACGAGCAGTTCAGTCTGCTGAAGCTTCAGGCTGTAATGATCTGGGTTAGAAATATTGTCAACAAAAGATTATATAAagccttaaaggataggttcacagtttttcaagtgtgtcttaaaacaacagtcaggtgtccatatgatgtaatgatgtaatcattcctcctgttcataccggctaTTAAAACATCCCcttcaaatatgctttcaaTGGAGGTtatgggggccaaaatccacagtgtgtccacacaatcattttgcgcaaaaaaacatctcagcagtctgagttagtcgtatcaagtggatatcaggcacatttacagtctttttattcataaggtttcatttaaatcaaatatttcattttcaaaacaaagtgGGTCACCtgttgcatatacagtatgttctaaATCTTGTTCTcctcacacacatgaaaaactgGATGAGATCATTTCACTggttttaaaggaccagtatgtaggatttagtggcatctagcagtgaggttgcagattgcaacaaactgaatatcccagtcctccccctccccttccaagcatgtaggagaacctacagtggccaagaaactcacgaaaaacacgaaaggccctctctagagccagtgtttggtttgtctgttctgggctactgtagaaacagggtgggctccatggaagaggactcGCTCTCTaagtagatataaagggctcattctaaggtaatgaaaacacaacaattcttatttttaggtgattatacactaattaaaacatacttatgaatattattttccgtttctgccaagtttgttccactagatgccactaaatcctacacactggtcctttaaggtgTGAAGTAGttaaatttttatatatataaaaatcatcTAAGCCAAATGTTGCCTTTTTGGATTTATGAGTCTAATAAGATTCTTAATGTCAATACTTTGAGgaaattactgtcaaaatgaacatttttgctGGTTTATaatttaagatgtttgttttttaagctcCTGGGTTTTATTTGTGTCAGTCAAACTTAACAAGTTATGTATCTGGTGGCAAAAACAACGATCACACTGGTGCCACTGGGGACGACAGCTAGATGTGATTTGAGGCGACAGAGGGAGAGTCACTAATGATGGATAACTTGTGGAGTGACTCAAGCTGTTAGTGTAGTTCTGGCAGTGGCTTTATGGAGAACACAAAAACTCCAAGtatgttatttttgtgatttttatttcagttttagtgGCTTGAGACGTCAAAGCACAAATGTGCAGAAATGTCTCACTTTCTGGATGGACACTGGTGCGGCTGCCTTAATCTACTGTGACATCAGAGTCTGAAATTGAATCCTGTGGCTCCATCATGCTCAGTGTCACCCTTCTCAGCTTTTTTAATGTGTGCTGAAAAGCACAGCACTCTATCAGGGTGAACCCCACTTCACTTCACTGTTGTCAAGAAATGCTCCACTTTAGGTCTCAACTCAACTGGGAAGTGGGAAACACATGAGTAGAGTGAGAAACACATGTTCTTACCTGAGATTCAACAGTTCTTCGACAGCCAAATTATTGATCTTGAGAATTAATCTGTAAAAGCAGCAGGATGGTGACCTTTCAGACAGcaatttttttcagtttgccAGTCTGA
It encodes the following:
- the kcnf1b gene encoding potassium voltage-gated channel subfamily F member 1 isoform X2, which encodes MWTIPKPKYKTGLCADGEAEITVNIGGVRVVLFGDVLNRYPESRLAELVNCSTQNYEVISSLCDDFDPGRKEFYFDRDPDAFKCIIDVYYFDEIHIKRGICPICFIKEMEFWKIDQSVLDECCKSYLSEKEEELKEIANKVKVILEDLEVDQCITRTQRCQRFLWKLMEKPGSSLPARIIAIASFLSILVSAVVMCVGTIPELQVTDADGKLVEHPTLEGIETACMLWFTAEYLLRLASSPNKLHFALSFMNIIDFMAIMPFYVVLSLTYLGTTSMMELANVQQAVQALRIMRIARIFKLARHSSGLQTLTYALKRSLKELGLLLMYMGVGIFVFSALAYTMEQSHPETLFRSIPQSFWWAIITMTTVGYGDIYPKTTLGKCNAAKVLETAAKHEVELMELKSGRDARRKSSN
- the kcnf1b gene encoding potassium voltage-gated channel subfamily F member 1 isoform X1, with translation MWTIPKPKYKTGLCADGEAEITVNIGGVRVVLFGDVLNRYPESRLAELVNCSTQNYEVISSLCDDFDPGRKEFYFDRDPDAFKCIIDVYYFDEIHIKRGICPICFIKEMEFWKIDQSVLDECCKSYLSEKEEELKEIANKVKVILEDLEVDQCITRTQRCQRFLWKLMEKPGSSLPARIIAIASFLSILVSAVVMCVGTIPELQVTDADGKLVEHPTLEGIETACMLWFTAEYLLRLASSPNKLHFALSFMNIIDFMAIMPFYVVLSLTYLGTTSMMELANVQQAVQALRIMRIARIFKLARHSSGLQTLTYALKRSLKELGLLLMYMGVGIFVFSALAYTMEQSHPETLFRSIPQSFWWAIITMTTVGYGDIYPKTTLGKCNAAVSFLCGVIAIALPIHPIINNFVVFYNKQKVLETAAKHEVELMELKSGRDARRKSSN